The following nucleotide sequence is from Cyanobacteriota bacterium.
CAATCGAATTGATACCCCTGACGAAGTGTTGCAGTCTAATGAAACTCGCGAATTTTTTATCCTGACCGACGAAAATGAAGATGGTCAATTGACCCTGTCCATTCGTCGAATTGAATACATGCGAGCTTGGGAACGGGTACGCCAACTCCAAGCGGAAGATGCAACAGTTCGTTCGAGTGTGTTTGCAACGAA
It contains:
- a CDS encoding S1 RNA-binding domain-containing protein, which gives rise to MVNQEASADIGFTHDDFAALLDKYDYHFSPGDIVAGTVFSLEPRGALIDIGAKTAAYIPIQEMSINRIDTPDEVLQSNETREFFILTDENEDGQLTLSIRRIEYMRAWERVRQLQAEDATVRSSVFAT